One genomic region from Nocardia vinacea encodes:
- a CDS encoding IS110 family transposase, with product MVRFAGGAAQASYVARIRGLDPERCLVVAVDVGKRSAAALVADHHGQVVADLFEFDQTVSGLARFVTVVADAERRAGAQSVRIGVEAAGHYHRAVATSLARNGFDVVELNPFQVKTARVQLGQARVKTDRQDCLAMVELLVRGAGLAAASP from the coding sequence TTGGTCAGGTTCGCTGGTGGTGCGGCGCAGGCCAGTTATGTGGCCCGCATTCGTGGTCTGGATCCGGAGCGGTGCCTGGTCGTCGCGGTCGATGTCGGCAAACGGTCGGCAGCGGCCTTGGTCGCCGATCATCATGGTCAGGTCGTCGCGGACCTGTTCGAGTTCGACCAAACCGTCTCCGGACTGGCCCGATTCGTGACGGTGGTCGCCGACGCCGAGCGGCGGGCCGGTGCCCAGAGTGTTCGGATCGGGGTGGAGGCGGCGGGGCACTATCACCGTGCGGTGGCAACATCGCTGGCGCGCAATGGTTTCGATGTAGTCGAGCTCAACCCGTTTCAGGTCAAGACAGCTCGTGTGCAGCTCGGCCAGGCCCGCGTGAAGACCGATCGTCAGGACTGTTTGGCCATGGTGGA